From a region of the Nitrospirota bacterium genome:
- a CDS encoding transcriptional repressor has translation MKVDASKYRDKGLKATPQRMAILKVLEGNTSHPSAEEIYREVLKDYPTVSFATVYNTLQVLKDSREVLELNIDRDKNRYDPNTNPHYHIICTECKKVEDIFTKEIIEPDIPSEIKRRFKITRLSIQFYGICRECQQREKEVRGKTAKS, from the coding sequence AGGCGACACCACAGAGGATGGCGATTCTAAAGGTGCTTGAGGGTAATACATCCCATCCCTCTGCAGAGGAGATATACAGAGAAGTGCTAAAGGACTATCCAACCGTCTCCTTTGCAACGGTTTACAATACCCTTCAGGTACTTAAAGACAGCAGAGAAGTACTTGAGCTTAATATTGACAGAGATAAGAATCGCTATGACCCGAACACAAACCCTCATTACCATATAATCTGTACTGAATGTAAAAAGGTCGAGGATATATTTACTAAAGAAATTATAGAACCTGATATACCATCTGAGATTAAAAGGCGATTTAAGATTACCAGATTAAGTATACAGTTCTACGGTATATGCAGGGAATGTCAGCAAAGAGAGAAGGAGGTGAGGGGAAAGACAGCTAAAAGTTAA